In the genome of Nycticebus coucang isolate mNycCou1 chromosome 12, mNycCou1.pri, whole genome shotgun sequence, the window TTGTTTAAAGAAGACTTTTTTCTTGCACTGGAGACCCATCCTCAGGACAGTTAACAAACAAATGTCAAATGAGCCACTCCTGCCGCTGCCATATGCAGGAGGGCTGACGCCTGCTGCAGGGAGTGGGTGGCTGAAGTTCAGCCTGGCTGAAATTCTGAAGGGGGCTTGTTCCATCTAGATCCATGGCTGTGTGAGGACTTCTGCTGCAGGGACAGTGCCTTGTGTCAGTTGGGTCAGGGATGCAGGATGCTCAGCAGTGCTATTTTCTTGCCTACTTGGAACAAACACACAAGGTAGCCCCTGAACTCCTGAGGAAACATGGTCTTTGAGTAGAGTCAACTTTGAGTCAGCAGAAACTTCTCGGGTGACTTCAGTCCCTGGGGAGAGCTGGGAAAATGTATGTGCATTTGTGAAAGTGTGTAATGCACTACTGTCGTTACCACAGAAATACTTTTTGTAGTAGATACCACTCAGCACTAGCTATTAATGAACCTCCAAGTAATTATGTAGAattaaagaagatagaaaaaaacagtagatagtgtatgattccatttatataaaattctagaaaatgtaaacTAATTTATCGTGATAGAGAACAGATCAGCTATTGCttgaagaataaaaaggaagggagaaagacagATTGAAAGAGGCATGAGTGGATGTTTGCGGGTGACAAAGACGTGCCCCCTCTTCGGGGGGTGGCTTCATGGGTATAGCGCATGTCAGACATGTCACTGCTGCCAACACAGACACACGCAGCTTACTGTAGGTACTGTAGTTGGTACTGTGGTAAGAAAGTTGAGGGAGTGTGTCAGGCTTGAACTTGTGGAGTTAGATGCCAATTTTGcatctgtgtgcctcagtttccttagctgtaAAAGGACATAATGTTGCCCTCCTAAGATTGCCACGTAGATAGAACACACAAAGTGATGTACAGACATAAAGTGCTCATCTTGGTGCGTGGCACGTGGTGGGAGCTCTTTAAATGACAGCTGCTATTGAACaggtattattactttttttttttcttttttgagacagagtctcaagctgtcaccctgggtagagtgctgtggcgtcatagctcacaacaacctcaaactcttgggcttaagcgattctcttgcctcagcttcccaagtagttgggactacaggagcacgccacaaggcccggctattttttagttgcagccgtcattgttgtttgggggcccgggctggattcaaacccgccagccccagtgtatgtggctggtgctctagccactgagctacaggcaccaagctgaaaagatattattaatatataattgttATTATTCTAAAATATGTTCTTTGTAATTAAACTGAAGTCTTATTGAATTACCAATAAGAAGTCATAGGTTTTATAAAATGATGTGCTCACTGGCATTTGTTAGTGTATATATAATGCTCCCTGgctgaaaaataagtaaaaagactGAGGTTGTCAGCTCAGTAATTCCCTTACCTGGTTCTTGGCACACAGTACATATGGAAGATGGCAGGGTCCCTGGTTTGTGGTGTACGCCTGTGTCCATGGTGTGACACTGAATCTGTTTAATCTGCACTCTGCTTGTTAGTCTTGATCTTAAAATTGTAATTTACCTTTCAAGTCATTCAACATTTTAAGttacttttccctttttctcagaCTTTGGcaaaccttttttgtttgtttgttttttgttatgaTTTTACCTTCATCTCAAGAAACTGTTGAATGTTACACATCATTGTAACACGATGGTCTTGAGGATTTAACATGGATATTTatgatctgattttaaaaataggctgCAAAATTGTATGCTTATAACCATTAAAAGGGTTTTAAACTTGCTATGGTGTTGCACGTTCTCATTTTACTCACGGCCACGCACATGGGAAACTCCAGGTCTCACCTCTGACCCTCAGGACTTTGCATGATTTGAGGGCATTACCTTTATCATGTTTAGTGCTCACGTTAACTGTGTGTGATGTTGCCTCCTCTAAGGTGGGGGTCTGCCAGGCCTCAGGCTGCCCTGTGCTTTGGGCGGGCATGCTGAACACTCCAGGCACTCAGGAAACACCCAGTGAAGGTGGCAATGGGCAGAAGATGTTCTTTTCTCTGAGGAGTGTCATAACCTTTCATGTAGAAGCCTGCCCCCCTCTTTTCACTGTATTGCTTTTCCCATTAAATGAATTAAGAGTGTGCAGAAGTTGCAGGGCTGCATAGAGAGGGCATCCAAATGTCCCCCTCACGAACTTGTAGGTTCATTTGATGAGAATCTGTTAAATGGCGGGTACAGTTGAATGCATGTGAGAAATACATGTTCACATGGAGAGAAGTCCAAGAGGGTGCTCAGATGAGAGGCTCTGCCCCAGAGCACCCCAAGGGTGATCTGTCCATCTGTGCTCAGATGCCGTCAGTGACAGAGGTCTCATTTTGGGTTTGGCCACCTACACTCATTAGTGTATTTATTCTTCCACCTGCCTAACTTCAGTCTCTTAGTATTATCTTGTGTGGCTGCACAAAGTAGCTTGCTCCCTCTTCTCTGTGATAGCCCTTCAGAAATTCTCCTCCTCCTGGATAGCTTCAGTTCCCATAGGTGCCCGTGGAGGAGCTGGAAGAGAGCCCAGGACCCTGCCCAGGGAGGACCCTACCCAGTTTCAGTAGGTAGGTGGACAGGTGTGCACATAACTGTAGTGCAGGGGGGCTGAGCGTCAGCAAGAGGGGCCAGATTATTGGGCTTTTCCAGAAATCCTAGGCTATTTGTTCATACCACTGAACATGGAAATTTGGTTATCTTTTCCCCTCAAACCTTAAGAATGGGCTATAAGATGGTCCTGCTTAAAACTCTAGGAACGAGAGATGAGTCTGACTACGGGAAGAGATGAGTGCTCTGGGTACCCATGCACTGTGGCCACCATTATTTCTGGGCTTAGCTGAGGTCTTGAGGCTGCCGGGAGCACTGGTGACCAGTCCCTGTAAAGGTCCACACGTGGGCCAAGTGTGACAGGAAGACACCTGCAGGcttgtgtatattaatgcaaaatAGCACagcattctcttttttctcaacCTCATCTCTTTTTTCTTGTATCTGCTTTGAGGTCTTCTCTGCTCTGGGTACCCATGCACTGTGGCCACCATTATTTCTGGGCTTAGCTGAGGTCTTGAGGCTGCCGGGAGCACTGGTGACCAGTCCCTGTAAAGGTCCACATGTGGGCCAAGTGTGACAGGAAGACACCTGCAGGcttgtgtatattaatgcaaaatAGCACagcattctcttttttctcaacCTCATCCCTTTTTTCTTGTATCTGCTTTGAGGTCTTCTCCCACCTTGTATAGTTCATCTGTTGTTTTTAGGTGGAAAATGTAACATTCATCCCAATTTAAATTTCCGTCTCTtattttcagctttattttttgtctttctaggCTGTGCATCTTTCAGATTCTGGAGGAACCTGGACTCAATGGTGGTAGTGTGGGCCAAATGTGCCAGTAGTTGGGGTTAGAGCGTTTGGGGGAAGGGCCTAGCTAAAGACAGAGCAAATTGAAGGAGAGGCCAACAGGGGACCTGAGAATTGTCCAGTCCAGGGTGGGCCCAGAGACTATGCAAGCAGAGGAATCTACCCGGAGGTGCTGGCAACAGAAGAGGGCAGTGAATGTGGTACAAATGTGTAGGGGCAGGAACTCATATGTGTAAAGGAATCAGTGTCCTTAGCAAAAAGCTATGGCAGGAGCACAGCCCAAGGATATACCAGAAAAGGACCTGCCATGGAACGTGAGAGAGCCGGTCCCTCCACAGCAAGGCTGCTGTGATGCAGTCTCTGCTCCTCTCATTCAACTGACATGTGCCTGGTACGGGGTGAGCAGGGCCGGACAGACCCTGCCCTCCTGGAGGTGTGTGAGGGAGAGACAGTACGCAATTACAGATGTAATAGACGGAGCATGCATACACTGGGGATCTGACCCGGTCAGAAGAGGCTTTACTGAGCATGTGAGCACTGAGTTGAGAGTGACAGGATGAGCGGGTGTCCACTGATGATGGTGGGAGCAGGGTTGAGTGTATGGGGAGTACCCTCTCTTGCTTCTGGTCTTAGCAGTGAAGCAGTCAGTGTTTCACCATTATGTGTGGTgtgagctgtgggtttgttggaGGTGCTCTTTATCAAGTTGAAGACGTTCTCTTTTcttagtttgctgagagttttaaTGAGTGGATGTTGGATTTTGTGAAGTGCTTTCTCTGTATGAGCTGATTCTTTAGTCTGTTGATATGGCAGATTGCATGGTTGATTTTTGAATGCTGAAGCATCCTTGCACACGCAGAGTAAATCCCACATAGTCATGATGTAgttctttttatacattgctgGATTTGGTTAACTAATATTTTGAGGATTTGGGGCATCTAGTTTCCTGAGTGATACTGGCCTgtagctttctcttcttttttgtactgtttttgtttggtttgggtaATGAGTTAGAAGtggtctttcttctcttttctataaGAGATTATAGAAAATCGATGTTGTTACTCTTTAAACGTTCAACGGAATTCTTCAATGAAAccatggagatttctttttttatttttttattttttgcagtttttggtggggtctgggcttgaacccgccacctctggcatatggggccggcgcccttctcctttgagccacagacgccgcccatggagatttctttttcaggagattttaaaattacaaattcagtAATTCagtaattctttcttttatttattgaatcatagctgcgtacattaatgcaatcatgggtacaatgtgctggttttatatacaatttgaactgttttcatcaaactggttaacatagccttcatggcatttcctcagttattgtgttaagacatttatattctacacctagtaaatacaaattcagtttctttaatgAGTATAGGATCATTCATCTTGGTAGTTTGTGGTTGTCAACTTATTAAAGTTGCTAAATTTGTGGGCATGAAGTTGTTCACAACAGTTTCTTATCCTTTAATGGCCATGAGGTCTATAACATAATCTATCCTCTGTTTTATTCCTACTAAAggttatttgtgtcttctttttaaaaaaatctttgtcagcttttctttttttttgtagagacagagtctcactttatggccctcggtagagtgccgtggcctcacacagctcacagcaacctccaactcctgagcttaagcgattctcttgcctcagcctcccgagtagctgggactacaggcgcccgccacaacgcccggctattttttggttgcagttcagccggggctgggtttgaacccgccaccctcggtatatggggccggcaccttaccgactgagccacaggcgccgcccctttgtCAGCTTTTCTAGAggttaatttcattgatttttttttcccctaagagtttgcttttggtttcattgcttttgtctgctttttttttttaagagacagagtctcactttatcacccttggtagagtgctatgacatcacagctcacagccacctccaactcctgggtctaggtgattctcttgcgtcagccccccgagcagctggaactacaggcgcctgccacaacgcccggctatttttttgttgcagtttggccagggctgggtttgaacccaccatcctcggtatatggggccggcgccctactcactgagccacaggctccgcccttgTCTACTTCATTGATTTCcgatctttgttattttcttccttttgcttactTTTGGTTTATCTTGCTCCTCTCTTTCTGGTATCTTGAAATAAGATCTTAGGttattattaatttgaaatttctcCTGTTTTTCTACTGCTGTCAGCACTGCATTAGCTACATCCATATTTTTGACATGTTATATTGTCATTCAGTCCCATGTACTTTTAGTATTTCCTTTGAGGTTATTGAGAAATATGTCATTTAATTTCCAAGCATTTGGAGATTTTCCTGTTGTCTTTTGTGTCATTGATTCTAGTTATATTCTTTTATGGCTACAAAACTGTGTGTGATTTCATTATGGTTACCGTGGTGTGTGTTTTGTGGATGTTTGGGGTAAAACATTGTTTCATAGAGTGTTCTGCATATACTATTTAGATCTTATTGGTTGCTGGTGTTGAGTTTTTtatccttgctgattttctgtctagtaGTTCCTTCAGTTATCAAGAGTGAActattaaagtctccaactatagTTGTGGATTTGTCTATTTATCCTTTAGCTCtatcagtatttttctttatatattttgaggctCTGTTGTTTGGTGCATACACATTTAGGATTATTAGGTTTTTTTCTGATagattgaaatttttttctttatgtaaggTCTTTGTTTGTCTCcagtaactttttttccttctgaagttTCCTTCATCTGGTATTAATATAGtcacatttgctttcttttgattagtgtttgcATGACTAATGTTCTCCATCAACAttaggagagggagaggagggaggaagtggaACACCAGCTAGCCCCACCTCTAACACTTCACTTCACCCCATGGATGCCAGGCAGGGGCAGAGTGCAGTTCAGCTCCCCACTGGACCCTGCTGCAGCCAGGTGAGGAGGAGTCAGAGTGTGGACTGTCCTGCCTTGAACCACCTCCTTCTGCCTTGTGGATGGCAGATGGGGTCAAGGCTTAGCTCCTACTGTGTCCCACTGACACCGCCCTGGTGGGACAGTCATAGCACCTTCTGCTGCCATGGACAGATGTTGGGGGGGTGTCAGTTCCCTGCTCAGCTCTACCAGCACCACATGGTGCCTAGTGGGGGAACAGGAGTGTGCCACCTGCTTTTGTGGGGCAAGCAGTAGGGTGAAAGATCAGCTTCCTGGGCAGCCCTGATGAAACTGTGGGGTGTGGTTTATCCATCATGTCTGGATTAAGTAGAGCTAGtgatttttctgttgttaggtCACTGTGAAGTTAGAGAGTGGTTTCCAAGACCCTTTTTACTTGTGACACTAATAGCAGGTGCAGGCATCCCCAAGACCACCCTTCAGTTTGAGGATTCACTAGAAGGATCACACAACTCACTGAAAACTTCTATATTCATGGTTATTGTTTATTACAGGGAAGGGAGACAGATTAAAATCAGCCAAGAGAAGAGTTGCAGAGGGCAGAGTCCAGGAGGGCTCCAAATGCACTTCTGCTTTCCTGGCAGCGGTGAGTGTCACTGTATGTAGAATGCTGCTGCTGAGCCTTGGTTTTCAGAGTCTCTATTGTGGCCTCTTCCATGTGGACATGCTGACTCTGCCCCCAGGCTCTCTGGGAGTTGAGCTGATACTCCATGGCCCAAAGCCCCCATCATAAATAACACTGTTGACTCTTAAGTGGTACTCAACGCCCCCAAGAAGACAAAGACACTCTGATAAGGCAGGGCATTCAAGGGCTTAGAGGTGGACTCCCAGAAACCAAGGGCCAAGGCCAGACCCCTCTTTGGGCACATCAGATTCTTTACTACACAGccaccctgccctgcctgcccCTTGGCCAGGGAAGCAGGCTTTTCCTGGAGATGCTTCCATCTGTGCCTGATGATGGGTTGGGGTCAGAGCTTCTACAGGTCTGTCCTGTGTATATGGGAGACAAGGAACCCAGAAAGCTCAACCCTGGTCACTCCTTGAGCCCCCAGGTCCCCAGCCTTCTTTCCACCTTCCAAAGTCTTCCTGAAGTTTGTTGTTACACCCATAGTTTAAAGTTGTAGGAGGGAGAAGCTGGGAGGAGTGGGCTCCTTTGTCTTGATGGAACTGGGAGTGTAGCCAGCTAGGGCACTGCAGGCACTGATGTGGGCATCTCACCTCTGAACCCACAGCTTAGTCAGTGTTCACCACCTACACAGGTGACCTGAGACAGTATCTTGTTTCCTGTGATGTTCCTGGCATTGTGCTCAATGTTTGTCGGACAGGCTCAGCCAGGTGTGGAGGACTCTGCACTGCCAATCTGGACAATGACCAGGGGTCCTCAGCCTTTATTGGAGGTTTAAATAGCTATACGTCTGTCGTCATCTGGCCTATGTGTCTCCTACTGGCCTATCTGCCTTTAGCATGGGGACCCGCAGGCTCTTAGGAGCTGTCACCTGGAATTGCCCATTCTGTTGCTAGAGATCAGGCAGTTGTCCCTATAATTCTCCTGTGGGACTGCTACTGGTGGGTGCCCCCCGAGGATGCTTATGGGGCCCTTGGGCCTAGAGAGTGTTCATGCAGACCCATCCCAGCAGCCAGGCAGGCCTCAGGTGTCCACTTGCCTTATGCAGTCTCCCTTTCCCCTGGAGGGCGCAGACAAATTAGGAGGCATGCTGTGCTGCCTCCTCATAGCCAGGTGCAGGGCCCAGCCTTCACCTGTTTGTTGGGGTCTGAGTGTACACAGGAGGGGGTATTGGGGCTGGGCTGTCTTCAGCATCTCTGTAACCTTGAGCTTTAGTCTCCTTGTTATTGTGTTTCCCCATTACTGCTCTTTGGGAGTGTCTGTGCCTTGGAGTGCCTGGCCCCTGCCCCATTGCCCCCTCTCTTTCATTGTGCTCATGGCATCTCACTTCCCTCTTGGTCCCTCTTGTGCTTTGGGTCTTCTGAGCAGCACTGATCATATTGCACCAAGAGGCAGAGCCCTTAGCCAGGTGCCAGGCGGGGAGGGCAGGGCTGGTGATGGAGTGGGGTTTGAGGCCCCTCAATCCCTGACTGATCAGAAAGCAGAAGTCTGAGGGAGGAGATGCTTGCTGGGTCTTAATCTTTAATTCAGTCTGTTGCTGCCCCTCCAGGTTCCTCCAAGGCAATGTCCTTTCTCTCCAGGAAGCTGCAGTGAGCCGACCCTCTAGGGCCCCAGCAGGGCCAGCAGGGCAGCATGGCCAAGCCCCGGCTCTTCCGGGTGTGGCTGGCTCTGGGGTCGGTCCTCATGATCCTGCTCATCATCGTGTACTGGGACAATGTGGGAACCGCCCACTTCTACTTGCACACGTCCTtctccaggccacaccctctggggtccctccccacccccaggcagggggaggagctggaggtggctgcGGACGCGGAAGTGGATGAGTTTATGGACAAGCTGCTTAGCTCCGGTGTGAAGCAGAGCGACCTTTCCAGAAGGAAGACAGAGGAGCAGCCTCCTGTGCCAGCCTCCAGCCGGCCTGCGCTGAGCCGTCAGGAGGAGAGCGTGAGGGGCTATGACTGGTCCCCCCACGACTCCGGGCAGAGCCCTGACCAAGGCCAGCAGCAGGCCGAGCGCAGGCGCGTTCTGCGGGCCTCCTGCGCCAACGCCAGCCTGGCCTTTCCTACCAAGGAGCGCTCTTTCGACGACATCCCCAACTACGAGCTGAACCACCTCATTGTGGACGACCGCCACGGTGTCATCTACTGCTATGTGCCCAAGGTGGCCTGCACCAACTGGAAGCGTGTGATGATCGTGCTGAGCGAGAGCCTGCTGGACCAGGGCGCGCCCTACCGCGACCCCCTGGACATCCCGCGGGAGCACGTGCACAACTCCAGCACCCACCTGACCTTCAACAAGTTCTGGCGCCGCTACGGCAAGTTCTCCCGCCACCTCATGAAGATCAAGCTGAAGAAGTATACCAAGTTCCTCTTCGTGCGCGACCCCTTCGTGCGCCTCATCTCTGCCTTCCGCAGCAAGTTCGAGCTGGAGAACGAAGAATTCTACCGCAAGTTCGCTGTGCCCATGCTGCGGCTATACGCCAACCACACCAGCCTGCCGGCCTCGGTCAGCGAGGCCTTCAGCGCCGGCCTCAGGGTTTCCTTCGCCAACTTCATCCAGTACCTGCTGGACCCGCACACCGAGCGGCTGGCGCCCTTCAATGAGCACTGGCGGCAGGTGTACCGCCTCTGCCACCCGTGCCAGATTGACTATGATTTCGTGGGCAAGCTGGAGACGCTGGACGAGGACGCCTCCCAGCTCCTGCGGCTCCTCCGGGTTGACAGGCGCCTGCACTTCCCACCCAGCTACCGGAACAGAACTGCCAGTAGCTGGGAGGAGGACTGGTTTTCCAAGATCCCTCTGGCCTGGCGACAGCAGCTGTACAAACTCTACGAGGCTGACTTTGTTCTCTTTGGCTACCCCAAGCCTGAGAATCTCCTCCGAGACTGAGCCTGCGACTTCACGCGTCCCTCTGGGTTTGGCCTGCAAAGGTCGCGGTGTGCCTGTCCAGAAGCAGCTGGAAAACCCAGAGTCAACCCCACACACACTCCAGTTTTTTACATGACCTACGATTTTACGATCTGGACATCTTGTTTACTCCACTGCCTCTATTCACTGAGTActgtgttgatattttttttaagattaatataTTTCAGATATTTAATATGAAAACGTGGGAGGAACCTCTGGAGTAAAGTGTCCCTGCTGCCCTGTGTGCTCTCTCATGGTCATTCTGGTTCAGCGACACCTGCTGTGGGGAGGGTCTGGCCTTAAGGGTCCCTAGTTGTCATCCAAGGAAGAGAGGAGCCTGTGTTTTTACAAGGGTAACAGATAAATCCTTCAGAAGTGAAAGTTCTTTTATTAAGGGATGTATTAGAAAAGGTAAAGTTGTCAAATTTTCAGGGCTTTCTATGTGAGATCAAGTCCGAGGTAAGCTGGACTATGCAGTTGGGGCTACAGAAGCAGGGTTTCCAGCCCAGCCGTTCTTGTCAGTGTCTCATTTGAGTTGCGGCCATTAAAATCTGTGGTTAGCAGGAACGTGGATTGGCATTTGTCCCTGGAGGATGTTAGGCAGTGACATCCAACATCTCTGTGACGGAGGCTGGCTGGTGGGGTTGGCTCAGTGTCTTTGCCCTCAGGTTTGATGGGCCCCGACGTGGTGAAAGTGTCGTGCTGGTGCAGGAAGGTACCAGAGAAGGCTTTTTAAATATCTGCTTCAAGTTCCTTTGTAGTTCAGCCTTTTAACCTATAATCCATAAGACAGTGGCAGTCATTTTGTGGTGATGGGCATCATGCCTGGCCTCATCATCTTTGTCTGCAGTGTTTGGTCACTACTGCCCAGTCCCTAAACGGTGGACTGAACGTGCCCAGTCAAGACATTGTCACCCCACATTTTCTATGTGGAGTGTCTTCATTTCTTAGGCTCCAGGAGAGGCCTGAGGCCTCTGAGTGGTCATCCAACTAGGCCTCCATAGTGTTAGGAACCAGctacctgcctattttttttttttttaagagacagggtctttctctgtcagccaggctggagtgcagcagcagcatcattatagctcactgcaggggcaaattcctggcctcaagtgatcctcctgcctcatcctcctgagtagctgagactacaggtgcccatgtctggctgattttttctgtattttgtacaGAGGGGGGCCTcaatttttctcaggctggtttggaactcttgaactctttcagcctcctggagtgctgggattgtagatAGGAGAtgtgccaccttgcctggccaccaccttcctttttttttttatttttattttttaattgttggagattcattgagagtGTACAGAAccgggttacattgattgcttttgttagtaAGGACCCTCCACCACCTTCCTTTTTgaaatttccctttctttcaaatAGTCAATAGCAAAGATATTCACACTTGAAAAGTCCAgtgttaaaataatttctgaagaGCCATCCTCACTGTGACATCTGTTGGGTCCCTTTTTCCTTCAGCAATTATCTTTGGTGCCAGGGATGCTGCATTGTGTGGCCATTGCTGGTCACCGCCTGGACAAGGTGGCTGTGCCGTGGAGGATCTCTGCAGTCAGGTTGTGAGACCAGGCAGGAAACCACTGATCAGGGTCAGTGAAGTAGAACACCCTCAAGACGATGTGCAGAGTGAGCGGCTCCTGAAAGGTAGCCTTTGAGCTGGATCGGCAGGAGAGGTGAGACTCGGACCTCTGAGGTGGAGCGTATGACATCAGCAGAACTCGGGGTGTGTTTGTAAAGATGGGTGGTGACTGTG includes:
- the CHST12 gene encoding carbohydrate sulfotransferase 12, whose product is MAKPRLFRVWLALGSVLMILLIIVYWDNVGTAHFYLHTSFSRPHPLGSLPTPRQGEELEVAADAEVDEFMDKLLSSGVKQSDLSRRKTEEQPPVPASSRPALSRQEESVRGYDWSPHDSGQSPDQGQQQAERRRVLRASCANASLAFPTKERSFDDIPNYELNHLIVDDRHGVIYCYVPKVACTNWKRVMIVLSESLLDQGAPYRDPLDIPREHVHNSSTHLTFNKFWRRYGKFSRHLMKIKLKKYTKFLFVRDPFVRLISAFRSKFELENEEFYRKFAVPMLRLYANHTSLPASVSEAFSAGLRVSFANFIQYLLDPHTERLAPFNEHWRQVYRLCHPCQIDYDFVGKLETLDEDASQLLRLLRVDRRLHFPPSYRNRTASSWEEDWFSKIPLAWRQQLYKLYEADFVLFGYPKPENLLRD